In Thermocrinis minervae, a single genomic region encodes these proteins:
- a CDS encoding permease, with the protein MWFVEEFLRTFSRYLLEIFPYFMLALLFVSLLENSRFFTKVAHFLRGRDALAVLSSILIAGMMPLCSCSMLPVAMMINSISRSYSPVVAFMMVAPVVSPISLAFTYSLFGLKALIFRSLGVIIFALLASFTIGSLFRKKEQFSIPINPPIQSNGLLKLFLTNLRTVGRTMLLGILIVSVAETLLPDDLLTGFSKLPFSYMFISVLATPVYVCSGEDAFIAKFLTSLGLTHGNALSFMLAGSGVCLPTVLSALSFLPKKLVLLYSVCVFFMAVVLGFLYDVS; encoded by the coding sequence ATGTGGTTTGTTGAGGAATTCTTAAGGACCTTTTCACGCTATCTTTTAGAGATTTTCCCGTACTTTATGCTTGCCTTGCTTTTTGTGTCTCTCTTGGAAAACAGTAGGTTTTTCACAAAGGTGGCTCACTTTCTAAGAGGAAGGGACGCTTTAGCTGTCCTTAGCAGCATACTTATAGCAGGGATGATGCCCCTGTGTTCCTGCTCCATGCTGCCAGTGGCCATGATGATAAACTCCATAAGCAGAAGCTATTCTCCTGTCGTCGCCTTTATGATGGTAGCACCCGTAGTATCCCCCATAAGCCTGGCCTTCACCTACAGCCTGTTTGGTCTTAAGGCACTTATCTTTAGGTCTTTGGGTGTGATCATCTTTGCCCTCTTAGCTTCCTTTACGATAGGAAGCTTATTTAGGAAGAAGGAACAGTTTTCCATCCCGATTAACCCACCCATCCAAAGCAATGGTTTACTAAAGCTTTTCCTGACTAACCTAAGGACAGTAGGTAGAACTATGCTTTTGGGTATACTTATAGTGTCTGTTGCGGAAACTCTACTGCCAGATGACCTTCTGACGGGTTTTTCTAAACTACCCTTCTCCTACATGTTTATATCCGTCCTAGCCACACCCGTGTACGTATGTTCTGGAGAGGACGCCTTCATAGCTAAGTTCTTGACCTCGCTTGGTTTAACCCATGGCAATGCCCTGTCCTTTATGCTGGCAGGTAGTGGTGTATGTCTTCCCACTGTTCTTTCTGCCCTCAGCTTTTTACCCAAGAAGCTGGTATTGTTGTACTCCGTATGTGTTTTCTTCATGGCAGTCGTGCTCGGTTTTCTTTAC
- a CDS encoding succinate dehydrogenase/fumarate reductase iron-sulfur subunit, translated as MEVEVLIKRAEGYQPYTVEVYKGMTILDLLNAIKEKDPTLSYRHFCRAGVCGTCAVRVNSKPVLACSTKVEGLDTPIKIEPLYNFPVIKDLVVDHEPLIDRVKGLFSRNGLVDQDEWTYRSYECILCGVCDEVCPVLAESHAFGGPMYFLRAYKHIKEVYPSLKEKFIQLCTHCNNCSLACPKRLFPETAIRKEENYLQELGLLPKPAGFDFLSF; from the coding sequence ATGGAAGTTGAGGTACTTATAAAAAGAGCGGAGGGCTATCAACCATACACCGTAGAGGTGTACAAGGGTATGACCATCCTGGACCTTCTTAACGCAATAAAAGAAAAAGATCCTACCTTATCCTACAGACACTTCTGCAGGGCTGGTGTATGCGGGACCTGTGCCGTCAGGGTTAACTCCAAGCCTGTGCTTGCATGCAGCACAAAGGTGGAAGGTCTAGATACACCTATAAAGATAGAGCCTTTGTACAACTTTCCTGTCATCAAGGACCTCGTGGTAGATCATGAACCTCTAATAGACAGGGTAAAGGGCCTTTTCAGCAGGAATGGTCTGGTAGACCAAGACGAGTGGACTTACAGAAGCTACGAATGTATACTTTGCGGCGTATGCGATGAGGTATGTCCTGTGTTGGCCGAGAGCCACGCTTTTGGTGGACCCATGTACTTCCTGAGAGCTTACAAACATATAAAAGAAGTGTACCCAAGCCTTAAGGAGAAGTTTATCCAACTTTGCACTCACTGTAACAACTGTTCTCTGGCGTGCCCCAAGAGACTCTTTCCAGAGACAGCTATCAGGAAAGAGGAGAACTACCTGCAGGAACTCGGTTTACTGCCAAAGCCAGCAGGCTTTGACTTTTTGAGCTTTTAG
- the lptB gene encoding LPS export ABC transporter ATP-binding protein codes for MLVADGIRKSYGPREILKGISLKLNRGEVVGLLGPNGAGKTTLFNCLIGFTSVDDGKITLEGEDITHLPAHIRAKKGIVFLPQEHTLFEDLTVIENLLVFLEFFEKDRDVQYARAQELLEKFGLYELKDLRAGRLSGGQKRRLEIARALIPEPKYVLLDEPFAGIDPIAVSDIKSLIFLLKSESIGVLVSDHNVRETIKIVDRVYVLSDGSILAEGSPQEVANNQKVREVYLGKDFSL; via the coding sequence ATGTTGGTAGCCGATGGCATAAGAAAAAGCTATGGACCAAGAGAGATACTCAAGGGTATAAGTCTAAAACTGAACAGAGGAGAGGTAGTAGGATTACTTGGTCCCAACGGTGCTGGAAAGACAACCCTTTTCAACTGTTTGATAGGCTTTACATCTGTAGACGATGGGAAGATAACGCTGGAAGGAGAGGACATTACACATCTCCCTGCCCACATAAGAGCAAAGAAAGGTATAGTCTTTTTACCCCAGGAACATACCCTCTTTGAAGACTTAACGGTGATAGAGAATCTTCTGGTTTTTCTAGAGTTCTTTGAAAAGGATAGGGACGTGCAGTATGCAAGGGCTCAGGAACTACTAGAGAAGTTTGGTCTGTATGAGCTCAAAGATCTAAGAGCAGGAAGGCTTTCGGGTGGACAGAAGAGGAGGCTTGAGATAGCCAGAGCTTTAATACCGGAGCCCAAGTATGTGCTATTGGATGAGCCTTTTGCGGGTATAGATCCCATAGCCGTGTCGGACATAAAAAGTCTCATATTCTTGCTTAAGTCTGAAAGCATTGGTGTTCTTGTTTCAGACCACAACGTGAGAGAAACCATAAAGATAGTAGACAGAGTGTACGTGCTGTCAGATGGAAGCATCTTAGCAGAAGGAAGCCCTCAAGAAGTAGCAAACAACCAAAAGGTAAGAGAGGTTTACTTGGGGAAGGACTTTAGCCTCTAA
- a CDS encoding patatin-like phospholipase family protein, with protein sequence MKVNLVLSGGAARGIAHIGVLQALEDLRVEVISVSGVSAGALVGAFYCAGYTPKQMLKLIKETRLWEWIRPRIPPKLGLFSLQRAKFLLKKYLPERLESLKIPLFVCALDIKTGRTLYFREGELYSVVLGSCALPGVFEPVKHFEYMLVDGGVTNNLPVEPFQESEIPTLCVDVNPYDVNGEPRNILHLLLRSFFLAVRSNVDKRKEFCTYLIEPDLRGYSLVSLRKADELFRLGYVQTMRILRAV encoded by the coding sequence ATGAAGGTTAACTTAGTCCTTTCGGGTGGTGCAGCGAGGGGTATAGCTCACATAGGTGTTCTGCAGGCTTTGGAAGACCTAAGGGTGGAAGTGATCTCTGTAAGCGGTGTAAGTGCAGGTGCTCTCGTAGGAGCTTTCTACTGTGCGGGATATACTCCCAAACAGATGTTGAAGCTTATAAAAGAGACAAGGTTATGGGAATGGATAAGACCTCGCATACCACCAAAGCTTGGTCTCTTTTCCTTACAGAGGGCAAAGTTTCTTCTCAAGAAGTACCTTCCAGAAAGGCTGGAAAGCCTAAAGATTCCTCTCTTCGTGTGCGCTCTTGACATAAAGACGGGAAGAACACTTTACTTTCGTGAAGGTGAGCTCTACAGTGTAGTCCTGGGAAGCTGTGCCCTTCCTGGTGTTTTTGAGCCTGTAAAGCACTTCGAGTACATGTTAGTAGACGGTGGAGTCACGAACAACTTACCCGTTGAACCCTTCCAAGAATCTGAAATTCCTACCCTGTGCGTGGACGTAAACCCATACGATGTGAACGGAGAGCCCAGAAACATTCTACATCTACTCCTTAGGAGCTTTTTCCTTGCCGTCAGGTCCAATGTAGATAAGAGGAAGGAGTTTTGTACCTACCTTATAGAACCGGACCTGAGGGGTTACTCCCTGGTAAGCCTAAGGAAGGCTGACGAGCTCTTTAGATTAGGGTATGTTCAAACCATGCGGATTCTGCGGGCGGTATAA
- the ispF gene encoding 2-C-methyl-D-erythritol 2,4-cyclodiphosphate synthase, with the protein MVRIGLGFDSHPFQEGRRLLLGGVDIPSPEGLKGHSDADPLLHAITDAILGAIGEKDIGELFPNTDPRWKDAPSQLFLEKALSLAREKGFRVVNLDCVIVADRPKISPYKDTIRENLSRLLGVKKENISIKGKTREGFCPDNGIACMCVVLLEDEG; encoded by the coding sequence ATGGTACGTATAGGTTTGGGTTTTGATTCTCATCCCTTTCAGGAAGGGAGAAGACTTCTTTTGGGGGGTGTGGACATACCAAGCCCAGAAGGTTTAAAAGGACACTCGGATGCAGACCCTCTTCTGCATGCTATAACGGATGCTATATTGGGTGCCATAGGAGAAAAGGACATAGGGGAGCTCTTTCCTAACACAGATCCTAGGTGGAAGGATGCTCCTTCACAGCTTTTCTTGGAGAAGGCTCTAAGCTTGGCCAGAGAGAAGGGTTTTAGGGTGGTAAACCTTGACTGTGTGATAGTGGCAGACAGACCAAAGATAAGCCCTTACAAGGATACCATAAGGGAAAACCTATCAAGGCTTCTTGGGGTAAAAAAGGAAAACATATCCATAAAGGGAAAAACCAGGGAAGGCTTTTGCCCAGATAACGGTATTGCTTGCATGTGTGTGGTGCTTTTAGAAGATGAAGGTTAA
- the ilvD gene encoding dihydroxy-acid dehydratase: MFRSDEVKKGIERSPHRALLRACGLTDEDFDKPLIGIANSYIDIIPGHVHLREFVLPIKEEIRKAGGVPIEFNVIGVDDGIAMGHSGMHYSLPSRELIADSIETVVEAHKLDALICVPNCDKIVPGMLMAAARLNIPTIFISGGPMLAGELNGKKVDLITVFEGIGQLKAGKITESQLKVIEETACPTCGSCSGMFTANSMNCLTEVLGLALPGNGTIPAVDPRRELLARQAARQIMELLRRNIRPRDILTVEAFDNAFAVDIAMGGSTNTVLHLLAVAREAGIEYDLRRIDMISRSVPNICKISPASEYHIQDLDAVGGIPTILKELIRAGKLPKPDAMTVSLKTLRDIAQEAPDPDGQVVRTCDNPYTHEGGIAVLYGNLAPEGCVVKTAGVDPNMLVFKGKAICFDSEEEAIEGILGGKVQPGHVVVIRYEGPKGGPGMREMLSPTSAIMGMGLGDKVALITDGRFSGGTRGACIGHISPEAAAGGPIGIVKDGDEILIDIPGRRIELLISEEEFKKRMESFVPKQKPIKSPWLRRYAKLVTSASKGAILEA; the protein is encoded by the coding sequence ATGTTTAGGAGTGACGAAGTTAAAAAGGGTATAGAAAGGTCACCACACAGAGCCTTACTTAGGGCATGCGGTCTCACAGATGAGGACTTTGACAAACCCCTTATAGGCATAGCTAACTCCTACATAGACATAATACCTGGACACGTACACCTTAGGGAGTTTGTCCTTCCCATAAAAGAAGAGATCAGGAAAGCCGGAGGAGTTCCCATAGAGTTCAACGTTATAGGCGTAGACGACGGTATAGCTATGGGACACTCAGGTATGCACTACTCCCTACCCTCAAGGGAGTTGATAGCAGACTCCATAGAGACAGTAGTAGAAGCCCACAAACTTGACGCTCTAATATGTGTACCAAACTGTGACAAGATAGTCCCAGGCATGCTGATGGCTGCTGCAAGGCTGAACATACCCACCATATTCATAAGCGGTGGCCCTATGCTAGCAGGTGAACTAAACGGCAAAAAAGTGGACCTTATCACCGTCTTTGAGGGTATAGGACAGCTAAAGGCGGGCAAGATAACAGAGAGTCAGCTCAAGGTGATAGAGGAAACTGCTTGTCCCACCTGCGGTAGCTGTTCGGGTATGTTTACAGCCAACTCCATGAACTGCCTTACGGAAGTCTTAGGCCTTGCTCTACCTGGAAACGGAACCATACCAGCTGTAGATCCAAGAAGGGAACTACTGGCAAGACAGGCAGCAAGACAGATAATGGAGCTTTTAAGGAGGAACATAAGACCCAGGGACATACTAACCGTTGAAGCCTTTGACAACGCCTTTGCGGTTGATATAGCCATGGGTGGATCCACGAACACAGTCCTGCACCTACTTGCTGTAGCCAGAGAAGCTGGTATAGAGTATGACTTGAGAAGGATAGACATGATATCCAGATCTGTACCCAACATATGCAAGATATCCCCAGCCTCCGAGTACCACATACAGGACCTAGATGCCGTAGGTGGTATACCTACAATCCTTAAAGAGCTCATAAGGGCTGGTAAGCTTCCTAAACCAGATGCTATGACAGTAAGCCTAAAAACCCTCAGGGATATAGCTCAAGAGGCACCAGATCCAGACGGTCAAGTAGTCAGGACCTGCGACAACCCTTACACACACGAGGGTGGTATAGCTGTACTCTATGGAAACTTGGCTCCAGAAGGTTGCGTGGTAAAGACGGCTGGTGTTGATCCCAACATGTTGGTGTTCAAAGGAAAGGCCATATGCTTTGACTCTGAAGAGGAGGCCATAGAGGGTATACTAGGCGGAAAGGTACAGCCAGGACACGTGGTGGTCATAAGGTATGAAGGACCCAAAGGTGGGCCCGGTATGAGGGAGATGCTCTCGCCCACCTCTGCCATAATGGGTATGGGTCTTGGGGATAAGGTGGCTCTCATCACCGATGGTAGATTCTCTGGTGGAACCAGGGGAGCCTGTATAGGTCACATATCTCCTGAAGCCGCAGCTGGTGGACCCATAGGCATAGTCAAGGATGGTGACGAAATACTTATAGACATTCCAGGAAGGAGGATAGAGCTGCTAATAAGCGAAGAAGAGTTCAAAAAAAGGATGGAAAGCTTTGTACCTAAGCAAAAGCCCATAAAGAGCCCTTGGCTCAGAAGGTACGCCAAGTTGGTAACTTCAGCCTCTAAAGGTGCCATACTAGAAGCCTGA
- a CDS encoding Gfo/Idh/MocA family oxidoreductase — protein MHILLIGLGNMGSKYLQKIKQMGESPVLCDIDSSKRDGEHPFYCHYGEVNEPLKAVIIAIDPSKHVDVALAFLEKGLPVLLEKPPALSSKDFERISSFDNLYVSEVESFSVCAEHIPKNAKSIKIERFGRGKGYVSPLWDLAWHDLYLLLRTYSKVEVKELSVKNGVWTLRGYADQAEFELSVQWESPHPRRIWNVDEGKVILDFGEEAVYSEGRLMVQRKRDKLRWMLESFLLGDYDRGSVERAGRIINIIENIS, from the coding sequence ATGCACATACTTCTCATAGGCCTTGGCAATATGGGAAGTAAGTATCTGCAGAAGATAAAGCAGATGGGGGAAAGTCCTGTCCTTTGTGACATAGACTCTTCAAAAAGAGACGGAGAACATCCCTTTTACTGTCACTACGGGGAAGTAAACGAACCACTTAAGGCAGTTATAATAGCCATAGACCCTTCCAAGCACGTGGACGTGGCCCTAGCCTTCTTAGAAAAAGGTCTACCTGTGCTTTTGGAAAAGCCGCCAGCCCTTTCATCAAAGGATTTTGAAAGGATATCCTCTTTCGACAATCTCTATGTCTCGGAGGTGGAAAGCTTTTCCGTATGTGCAGAGCATATACCCAAAAATGCAAAGAGCATAAAGATAGAGAGGTTTGGAAGAGGGAAAGGTTACGTTTCACCCCTTTGGGATCTCGCATGGCATGACCTTTACCTACTTTTAAGAACTTATTCAAAGGTTGAGGTTAAAGAACTTAGCGTAAAGAATGGTGTTTGGACGTTGAGAGGCTACGCAGACCAGGCAGAGTTTGAACTAAGCGTCCAGTGGGAGAGCCCACACCCAAGAAGAATATGGAATGTGGACGAAGGGAAAGTAATCTTGGACTTTGGAGAAGAAGCCGTATACTCAGAAGGAAGGTTGATGGTGCAGAGGAAAAGGGATAAGTTAAGGTGGATGTTAGAAAGTTTCCTTTTAGGAGATTATGACAGAGGCTCTGTAGAACGAGCAGGAAGGATCATCAATATCATAGAAAATATCTCCTGA
- the nadA gene encoding quinolinate synthase NadA yields MVKLEVERELSHKEIKELQEEIRRLAEEKNAVILAHYYQRPEVQDIAHFVGDSLELSRKASQTDADIIVFCGVRFMCETAKIVNPTKKVLHPNPESGCPMADMIKAEDVLRLREKYPDAEVVAYVNTTAEVKAVSDVCVTSANAIKVVSKLESKRIIFIPDQALGNWVKKHIPDKEFIIWQGFCPPHFEFTAREVLKLKEIYPDAKVAVHPECHPKVIEIADFVGSTSQIINYATTCDSNRVIVITEVGLLHTLKKKNPNKEYIFPQSMNYCGTVYCCTMKAITLPKVYETLLKETNEVVLPEDIIQRARKPIERMLELS; encoded by the coding sequence ATGGTAAAGCTTGAGGTAGAAAGGGAGCTATCGCATAAGGAGATAAAGGAGCTCCAGGAGGAGATAAGAAGGCTAGCAGAAGAGAAGAACGCCGTAATACTAGCCCACTACTACCAAAGGCCAGAAGTTCAAGACATAGCACACTTTGTAGGAGACTCACTAGAGCTCTCCCGTAAGGCAAGCCAAACAGATGCGGACATAATAGTCTTCTGCGGTGTAAGATTCATGTGTGAAACGGCAAAGATAGTAAACCCCACCAAAAAGGTGTTACACCCCAATCCCGAATCTGGTTGCCCCATGGCAGACATGATAAAGGCCGAAGACGTCCTCAGGTTAAGGGAGAAGTATCCAGACGCAGAGGTAGTAGCATACGTCAACACCACAGCAGAGGTAAAGGCCGTATCTGACGTATGTGTAACATCAGCAAACGCCATAAAAGTCGTTTCCAAGCTTGAAAGCAAAAGGATCATATTCATACCAGATCAAGCCTTGGGCAACTGGGTAAAGAAGCATATACCAGACAAGGAGTTCATCATCTGGCAAGGCTTCTGTCCTCCCCACTTTGAGTTTACAGCTAGAGAGGTGCTAAAGCTTAAGGAGATATACCCAGACGCAAAGGTGGCCGTACACCCCGAATGCCATCCAAAGGTAATAGAGATTGCAGACTTCGTAGGCTCCACATCCCAGATAATCAACTATGCCACCACATGCGACTCTAACAGGGTTATAGTGATAACGGAAGTAGGTCTATTACACACCCTAAAGAAGAAAAATCCTAACAAGGAGTACATATTCCCTCAGTCTATGAACTATTGTGGTACTGTTTACTGTTGTACCATGAAGGCTATAACCCTGCCCAAGGTATACGAGACCCTGCTCAAGGAAACCAACGAAGTGGTGCTCCCAGAGGACATAATCCAAAGGGCAAGAAAGCCCATAGAAAGGATGTTGGAGCTGTCTTAA
- a CDS encoding DUF523 and DUF1722 domain-containing protein codes for MRTFERPIVVYSACLAGEAVRYNGGTVEDKLAKTLSNYVNVIKVCPEVAIGLGVPREKIIVYRQGPDMLLFQPATGKDLTKEMISFTEEFLDSLPEVDGFLLKSKSPSCGVSNTLHYRDPWGKEFYARGKGLFAKLVIERFPHLPVEDEGRLKNPEIRDHFLSSIFALADLRSFRPKSIKDLMNFHQRYKYFLMAHHQLKLKQMGRLVAEGSKSLEETYESYKKLFVQTIANRPSKKKHYNVILHIYGHLSSKLKEREKHHFLKLAEDYKEGKIPRTLLIELLKNWAYRFENEYLMTQTYLWPYPEELQHVYN; via the coding sequence ATGAGGACCTTTGAAAGGCCTATAGTAGTCTACAGTGCCTGTCTTGCAGGAGAAGCCGTAAGGTACAACGGGGGTACGGTGGAAGATAAGCTCGCCAAGACTCTATCCAATTACGTGAACGTCATAAAGGTATGCCCAGAGGTAGCTATAGGTCTAGGAGTTCCAAGAGAAAAGATAATAGTTTACAGGCAAGGCCCTGATATGCTACTCTTCCAACCCGCTACAGGCAAGGATCTAACGAAGGAGATGATCTCCTTCACAGAGGAGTTCTTAGACTCGCTGCCGGAGGTGGATGGTTTCCTGCTAAAGTCCAAATCACCATCTTGCGGTGTTTCCAACACCCTACATTACAGAGATCCATGGGGTAAGGAATTTTACGCAAGGGGTAAGGGTCTTTTTGCCAAGCTGGTCATAGAGAGGTTCCCACACCTTCCTGTGGAAGACGAAGGCAGGCTTAAGAACCCGGAGATAAGAGACCATTTCCTTTCCAGCATCTTTGCCCTCGCAGATCTGAGAAGCTTCAGGCCCAAAAGCATAAAAGACCTTATGAACTTTCATCAAAGGTACAAGTACTTCCTTATGGCTCATCATCAGTTAAAACTAAAGCAGATGGGAAGGCTTGTAGCCGAAGGTAGCAAAAGCTTAGAGGAAACCTACGAAAGTTACAAAAAGCTATTTGTTCAAACTATAGCAAACAGGCCAAGCAAGAAGAAGCATTACAACGTCATCCTACACATCTATGGACATCTGTCCTCCAAGTTAAAAGAGAGGGAAAAGCATCATTTTCTCAAGCTTGCGGAAGATTACAAGGAAGGCAAGATACCCAGAACACTACTCATAGAACTCCTCAAAAACTGGGCCTACAGGTTTGAAAACGAGTACCTTATGACCCAAACGTACCTCTGGCCATATCCCGAGGAGCTCCAGCATGTTTATAATTGA
- the hemC gene encoding hydroxymethylbilane synthase: MHLRLGTRKSKLALWQANYVKSLLEKEGHTVEIVTITTSGDKIKDVPLAKIGGKGLFVKEIEEALLEGRIDLAVHSLKDVPTVLPEGLEICCVTKREDPYDVLISKNSQKLEDLPPGSVVGTSSLRRKVQILRRRPDLKVEVLRGNVDTRIRKLEEGLYDSIVLAYAGVKRMGYEHMITQILDFIPAVGQGSLAIEVRKEDKELKKILSVLNHEESMICAKAERAFLKTLEGGCQVPMGAFAKLEGDKLIIRGFISDLEGNKFIESYKEGKPEEAESVGEALAKDLLSMGGEEILREIYS; this comes from the coding sequence ATGCATCTTAGGCTAGGTACCAGGAAGAGTAAGCTGGCCCTCTGGCAGGCCAATTACGTAAAGAGCCTTCTTGAGAAGGAAGGTCATACAGTGGAGATAGTCACTATCACTACCTCCGGTGACAAGATAAAGGACGTCCCGCTGGCAAAGATAGGCGGTAAGGGCCTCTTTGTTAAAGAAATTGAAGAAGCCCTGCTGGAGGGCAGGATAGACCTAGCAGTACACTCCCTTAAGGATGTTCCCACAGTCTTACCAGAAGGTCTTGAGATATGCTGCGTGACCAAGAGAGAAGACCCATACGACGTGCTCATCTCTAAAAACTCTCAAAAGTTGGAGGACCTCCCACCTGGCTCAGTAGTGGGAACATCCTCCCTAAGGAGGAAAGTGCAGATACTTAGAAGAAGGCCAGACCTAAAGGTAGAAGTATTAAGGGGAAACGTGGACACGAGGATAAGGAAGCTGGAGGAAGGGCTTTACGACTCCATAGTACTTGCGTATGCTGGCGTTAAAAGGATGGGCTACGAGCATATGATAACCCAGATTCTTGACTTCATACCCGCAGTAGGACAAGGCTCCCTTGCCATAGAAGTAAGAAAAGAAGACAAAGAACTTAAAAAGATCCTTTCAGTGCTAAACCATGAAGAGAGTATGATATGCGCTAAGGCTGAAAGGGCCTTCTTGAAGACCCTAGAAGGCGGTTGTCAGGTACCCATGGGAGCTTTTGCCAAGCTGGAGGGAGACAAGCTGATCATAAGGGGCTTTATCTCAGACCTAGAAGGGAATAAATTTATAGAAAGCTACAAAGAAGGAAAGCCGGAGGAGGCTGAATCGGTGGGAGAGGCACTAGCCAAAGATCTTCTATCAATGGGTGGAGAGGAGATCCTTAGGGAGATCTACTCATGA
- a CDS encoding ATP-binding protein, translated as MKRVGFILGSKNITPLEFWVGVEEGNLLQMDDFVFVKCSIGNTEVKYYGVVVEVYKYWEGVQNVFETQLAKQGVIPVNVAYIARVNTTRIEPEYLVPPSPGDEVFLAEGEEYQKAIYADQMKEKIPAGITRSGNVVYINYHFLNGKEGAHVNISGMSGVATKTSYALFLLYSIIKKSSEKNIHGIIFNVKGKDLLWIDKENKDMSQEDRQMFMRMGLDAKPFSDVIFYVPPDPKDFTKPSSERMDEKVVPFRWSMRDFAEEGLLKFMFAEGDEGMSNLHFVIDRVMNRLYQLAKDSPYGRLINDYGSDMENLDDLEGIFLKALEEREIDRSSKLYRDWFGSAEPTTVRAFMRRFQRAKEKIKHLVGGTESVPIEWEKFKVSVIDISSLHNIAKMFVVGSVLKKLFKEKEDRASPYPKVFVLLDELNKYAPREGWSPIKDVLLEIAERGRSLGVLLIGAQQTASEVEKRIVANSAVRVLGRIDSAEVQSKEYDFLTGNLKIRAMMLKKGTMIIHQPDIPTPVVVRFPKPPWATRKEEVKEEVPDVFSNFDT; from the coding sequence ATGAAGAGGGTAGGTTTTATTTTAGGTTCAAAGAACATAACTCCCTTGGAGTTCTGGGTAGGTGTAGAAGAGGGAAATTTGCTACAGATGGATGACTTTGTCTTTGTTAAGTGTTCCATAGGAAACACAGAGGTAAAGTACTACGGTGTTGTGGTAGAGGTATACAAGTATTGGGAAGGCGTACAAAACGTCTTTGAGACGCAGCTAGCAAAGCAGGGTGTCATACCTGTAAACGTGGCTTATATAGCCAGGGTAAACACAACTAGGATAGAACCCGAATACCTTGTACCACCATCTCCAGGTGACGAGGTTTTTCTAGCCGAAGGTGAAGAGTATCAAAAGGCCATATACGCAGATCAGATGAAGGAAAAAATACCTGCAGGTATCACAAGAAGTGGGAACGTAGTCTACATAAACTATCATTTCCTAAACGGAAAAGAAGGCGCGCATGTAAACATATCTGGCATGTCTGGCGTGGCCACAAAAACATCCTACGCCCTCTTTTTACTGTACTCCATAATCAAGAAGAGCAGCGAGAAGAACATTCACGGCATAATATTCAACGTCAAAGGGAAGGACCTACTCTGGATAGACAAAGAGAACAAAGACATGAGTCAAGAGGACAGACAGATGTTTATGAGGATGGGTCTGGATGCAAAACCCTTCAGCGACGTTATCTTCTACGTACCACCAGATCCCAAAGACTTCACAAAACCTTCCTCGGAGAGGATGGACGAGAAGGTGGTTCCCTTCAGATGGAGTATGAGAGACTTTGCGGAAGAAGGCCTCCTAAAGTTTATGTTTGCAGAAGGTGATGAAGGGATGTCAAACCTCCACTTTGTCATAGACAGAGTAATGAACAGACTCTACCAGCTTGCAAAAGACAGTCCCTACGGCAGGCTTATAAATGACTACGGAAGCGATATGGAAAACCTGGATGACCTGGAGGGGATTTTCCTCAAAGCCTTGGAAGAAAGGGAGATAGATAGGTCTTCAAAGCTTTACCGCGACTGGTTTGGTAGTGCAGAACCCACCACAGTAAGAGCCTTCATGAGGAGGTTCCAAAGAGCCAAGGAAAAGATCAAACACCTCGTAGGGGGAACAGAGTCTGTCCCCATAGAGTGGGAGAAGTTTAAAGTAAGCGTCATAGACATAAGCTCACTCCACAACATAGCCAAGATGTTCGTAGTGGGTTCTGTGCTTAAAAAGCTCTTCAAGGAGAAAGAGGACAGAGCAAGCCCTTACCCTAAAGTTTTTGTACTCCTTGACGAACTTAATAAGTATGCACCCAGAGAAGGCTGGAGTCCCATAAAGGATGTACTCTTAGAGATAGCAGAGCGTGGTAGGAGCTTGGGTGTGCTGCTCATAGGTGCCCAGCAAACAGCCAGCGAGGTAGAAAAGAGGATAGTGGCCAACTCGGCGGTTAGAGTTTTAGGAAGGATAGACAGCGCCGAGGTACAAAGCAAGGAGTACGACTTTCTTACTGGAAACCTTAAGATAAGGGCCATGATGCTCAAGAAAGGTACAATGATCATCCACCAGCCAGACATACCCACGCCGGTGGTGGTGAGGTTTCCAAAACCTCCTTGGGCAACGCGTAAAGAAGAGGTTAAGGAAGAGGTGCCCGATGTTTTTAGCAATTTTGATACTTAA